A single window of Vigna radiata var. radiata cultivar VC1973A chromosome 4, Vradiata_ver6, whole genome shotgun sequence DNA harbors:
- the LOC106759061 gene encoding uncharacterized protein At3g17950, whose product MAQQDEGWPLGLLQPVNARTRTGTGSTSFNTLLTASPSSSTDSSSDLDTQSTGSFFRDQSTTLGSLMGVSSIVELSRRSLRESKTELLKSKKKLKFWSWCFCLGSEGQKQKNNAPSLAQFLAVERRVANENRRNQSFHFELALAETNIAERNSLFINGTIVPPHSISPDRKNTEIKHANNKRFGSLPEFFSCMCGQVVFF is encoded by the exons ATGGCTCAACAG GATGAAGGGTGGCCACTGGGTTTACTACAGCCAGTGAATGCAAGGACTCGGACAGGGACAGGATCAACTTCATTCAACACCTTACTCACTGCCTCTCCATCTTCTTCTACAGATTCTTCTTCTGATTTAGACACTCAG TCGACAGGGTCTTTTTTTCGTGACCAAAGTACCACACTTGGGAGTCTAATGGGTGTCTCTAGCATTGTGGAACTGTCAAGAAGATCTCTGAGAGAATCCAAAACAGAACTCTTGAAGAgcaaaaaaaagttaaagttttggtCATGGTGTTTCTGTTTGGGTTCTGAAGGTCAGAAGCAGAAGAATAATGCCCCATCTTTGGCTCAGTTTCTTGCAGTGGAAAGAAGAGTTGctaatgaaaatagaagaaaccAAAGCTTTCATTTTGAGCTTGCATTGGCCGAAACCAATATTGCAGAACGAAATTCACTGTTCATCAATGGCACCATTGTTCCCCCTCACTCCATAAGTCCAGATAGAAAAAACACAGAAATAAAGCACGCTAACAACAAAAGGTTTGGTTCACTCCCAGAGTTTTTTTCATGCATGTGTGGACAAGTTGTCTTTTTCTAA
- the LOC106759515 gene encoding putative E3 ubiquitin-protein ligase XBAT31 — protein sequence MGQTLSCTPNHDHGLFTAVQQGDLQIVTTLLEADPSLFHQTTLYDRHSPLHIAAANAQIEILSRLLDGSLNPDVLNRHKQTPLMLAAMHGNIACVEKLLQAGANVLMFDTISGRTCLHYAAYYGHSSCLKAILSAAQSSPVAASWGFARFVNIRDGKGATPLHLAARQRRSECVHILLDSGALVCASTGGYGCPGSTPLHLAARGGSLDCIRELLAWGADRLHRDASGRIPYMVALKHKHGACASLLNPTSAEPLVWPSPLKFISELNPEAKALLEQALMDANREREKNILKGSAYSLPSPSHSDGVTDDVSEVSESELCCICFEQACTIEVQSCGHQMCAQCTLALCCHNKPNPATACLTPPVCPFCRSTIARLVVVKTEYHDETDLDNVEMNCSKLSKTSKKFRNVNDSGSSSFKGLSSVSSFGKLGGRSSGRIAAEWVDKQ from the exons ATGGGTCAGACCCTTAGTTGCACACCCAACCATGACCACGGCCTCTTCACCGCCGTGCAACAGGGTGACCTCCAAATTGTCACCACACTCTTAGAGGCCGACCCCTCTCTCTTCCACCAAACCACTCTCTACGATCGCCACTCTCCGCTTCATATTGCCGCAGCCAATGCCCAGATCGAG ATTCTGTCTAGGCTTTTGGATGGATCTCTCAACCCAGATGTTTTGAATCGCCACAAACAG ACTCCGCTTATGTTGGCAGCAATGCACGGGAACATCGCCTGTGTCGAGAAGCTTCTTCAAGCCGGAGCTAAT GTGTTAATGTTTGATACCATTTCCGGGAGAACCTGCTTACACTATGCCGCATACTACGGTCATTCTTCTTGCCTTAAGGCTATTCTTTCCGCTGCTCAATCTAGTCCAGTGGCTGCTTCTTG GGGGTTTGCACGGTTTGTGAATATTAGAGATGGAAAGGGTGCAACGCCATTGCACTTGGCGGCTCGTCAGAGACGGTCTGAATGTGTACATATTCTGTTGGACAGTGGAGCTCTTGTTTGTGCTTCAACCGGTGGATATGG CTGTCCCGGGAGTACTCCGCTTCATCTAGCAGCTAGAGGGGGATCTCTTGATTGCATTCGTGAATTGTTGGCATGGGGTGCAGATCGTCTTCATCGCGATGCATCTGG ACGGATACCATATATGGTTGCTCTGAAACACAAACATGGAGCCTGTGCGTCACTGCTGAATCCTACATCTGCAGAACCTCTTGTCTGGCCGTCTCCATTGAAGTTCATCAGTGAGCTTAACCCTGAAGCTAAAGCTTTATTGGAACAAGCCTTGATGGATGCAAACAGAGAAAGGGAGAAAAACATATTGAAAGGGAGCGCTTACTCTCTTCCATCTCCATCACATTCTGATGGGGTAACTGATGATGTGTCTGAG GTTAGTGAGTCGGAATTATGTTGCATCTGCTTTGAGCAGGCATGCACAATCGAAGTTCAGAGCTGTGGCCACCAGATGTGTGCGCAATGCACACTAGCCCTGTGTTGCCACAACAAGCCCAACCCTGCCACAGCCTGTCTCACTCCACCAGTTTGTCCATTCTGTCGAAGCACCATAGCAAGACTGGTGGTCGTGAAAACAGAATACCATGATGAAACTGATCTAGACAATGTTGAGATGAACTGTTCCAAATTGAGCAAGACATCAAAGAAATTCAGAAACGTGAATGACAGTGGGAGCAGCAGCTTCAAGGGGTTATCCAGTGTAAGTTCATTCGGGAAGTTGGGTGGGCGGAGCTCTGGAAGGATCGCCGCGGAGTGGGTCGATAAACAGTGA